In Myripristis murdjan chromosome 5, fMyrMur1.1, whole genome shotgun sequence, the genomic stretch gtgatatctgaaagtaaaattttgaacccctttccctgtgtgttaaaaacagtgttttttggtaatatgtggtcataaataggtgattttcaaaaccttCCACCAATgtgattccttgggacttttttccctcactcaggacaaactgaggatacaaaatcagttgagtttgcttctcttgcaatttgtcctaggttttttcataaaatgactggactaaatcTGGAGAGCAACCACGGGattatttgcatttgcaatcTACAGGTTTCTACCGCATAtctttgtgatgtgtgtgtttgagagagagagagagagagagagagagagagagagagagagagagagagagagagagagagagagaacatacaTACCTACACTCCggaacagcagggggcgctaaTGCACGTATAGCATTGTGCTGCCAGCTGTTATAAATAAGCACATGACACAACACGGAAGTTGATGCCTGTGAATCTGTGACAGTGAGGACCTTCTTGCAGTTCCCGTTATAACAGCAGTTTAATGTGTGCAGTGAATTTAGCCATGATGTCACGGCATGTTAGACTGACACCCTGTCGATCCGGGTGAGGACTCCGGTCTGAAAGCGTTAACGAGGAGATAATTTGCTCATCGCGGAGGTTTCGGTCTTGGACTCTTGATGATGGCGGTGAACTGGGCCGAGAGGATCGCCGCTTTCTCCCTCAGCCCGTCCGACTTCCTCTCCCGCACGACGCCGGAGGGTTTCCTCGCCGAGCTGCTGCGGGAGCTGCGGGACGACCGAGCCAGTTATAATgtcaaggtaaaaaacaaaacaaaaaaaaaaaacaaaaacaaaaacggagCTGTGGCTCAATGTATCAGCAAATAAACAAGGCTGAACGCAACTGGAGATATGTTACAACCTTTAAGACGACACTCTGCAAATCGGCATGAATCCCATTTACAAAAAAGCGCTACTTCctctaaaaacattttttttttttttttttgttagagcCGAGTCCCTCGTGAAAATACACCGTGCAAGGCAGTGGTGAGCAATGTGAACGACAGCAAGAAATGTATATATTATTGAATTAAAGCGCTGCTTTGTGGGTTATTTGTACCCCGAACTTTCTAATGATTtgtaattttaatgatttgGGGTGAAATATTCCTCAGTGCCATTCTGCGACTTATTTACCTAAGCAGGAAATTCAGTATTAATTTTTTTGAATGGGATTTGGTGAGGAGTATTCGAGGCAAGTTGTGCAgtttgtaatgtgtgtgtgtgtgtgtgtgtgtgttctgccatCTGTGCACCTGACTAACCAGCAATGCACACTTGCACTTTCTTGAGTAATCTGTTGATGATGcttaagtattattattattcacttGCTGTAATGACGTCATCATTTGTCTTGTTTAACCCAAACCCTTAATAGTGTCCGGCTTTGTAATCACTGATGGGTCCGtgcttctcctctgttctccatcCCAGGTCGCCCTGCTCTCCCCGCTATGCGAGTATCCGACTCTGCTGTGCCCCTCCGTCTCTGTGGGGGAGGAGACGGCCCTGGAGCTCATGTCCGTGTTCGCCCAGTGTCCTCCTAAAGCCCTGCAGTTTCGGTGTCACCTCCTCCTGGCCCTCACCTCCGTGCTCCtgtgctcctcttgcgtgaacaCACACTCCCGTGCATCTCAAGATTTCCTGGAGCTCCTCCTTCAGATCGCCCAGGACACCAGTGACCCCCACGGCGACGGGGCCCTGCGCTCCTTGCGGGTCACGGCTTGCGACTGCTTGCGGGAGCTGGAGGCCTGCTGCCCCGGCCTCCTGTCCCAGCGCCTGGAGCTCCTGAGTGGGCTCAGGCATCAGGAGACCTCCAGGCTTCACCAGGCCTTTGTGGGACTACACAGTCTGGGATTAAGAAACGCCGTGTATCTGCTCGCCCAGCAGACAGGAGCAGGTGCAGAGGAGCTTAAAGCCATCCTTGGCGGTGCTGCTGCCGTGGCGTGGGAAGCAGACCCGGACTCAGGCCTCGTGAGTAACAAAGGCACGCCGCTGCCGTCTCCTCTCATCTCGAGCCCCATGGGAACCGTGCCGATGCTTCAAACTGGACCGGACTGCAAGGAGTTGCGCTcactcctttcctccctcctggAGGAGTCCTACCTGCTCACCCCTCTCTGCCAAGCTGCACTGCTGCATAGACTGATAGAGCTGGTGGCGATGGTGCCTGGTGTCTCTCCAGCCATTTTCAAAGCTCAGCTGCTGCGACTCTTGGGCACAAGCGAGGTTGGTTTTAGTGGCATGAAACAGATTTGCTGGCGCCTGCTGAGCCCTGACACATGTCGTTCTCTTTGCTATTGAGAGATGTGAAGCCAAACTCTGTGCAAGACactgtcaatttcatgtggccCTTATATTAATACCTAGAAATAAGTCAATATAATGTCACTGAACAAGGCCTAAATGTCTGCGTCTTCATGTCTCTTGCATAGAGCAGCTTTAACAATAAAGCTCACTGGCCTGTCAAAGTTGCTTGTGAATTCCTTATATTGAGGCTGGCTTGCAGATGTGAATCCATAGTATGTAAAACATCAAGGGCAGCATTTTTCGTCAGATTATCTCACTGAACCAGGcttaaaataaagattttatttGTGACAACATGGCGTGGTAATGGACACATGTTCCCATGGTGTGTCGGAAAAAGTGTAAAATTCATCAAAGATGAAGAAATAAGTGAAAGTAATACAATAGTTGGTTTTATGTTAATATGAACTGCTTGTTAGcatttgttaattcaaagcaaggtttgtactgtaaattttgacactgcaattttaaaatttactgcaaatgaataTAGGCCTTAAATATTGTTATCAGTGTCCTTAATCACTAATAATCGGTATTGGTTTGCTCATCGCCCCAGAAAAATCAATATCGGTTGATCCCTTGTTCTTAAGAGTAAATCAGTGCTGAAACACTTAGTTGATTTATCAATTAGTCAGTTGAGAGAATGTGTTATTTCAAACACTGAATCACCATTTTAGCcgtttataaaataaaatttagaaACATTTGCTGATCAATAGATTAATCAACAATGCAGAGAGTTATGAGTTGCAGCCTTATAGTGAATGCATCAAGTTAATGCTTCTTTATCTGATTTTAGGTTTGCCTCCTGCACACGACTCTGCTGATGAAGGCCGCGTTCACAGACAGCCTGTTCAGCTCCGAGGACGAGGTGTTCATCCTCAAACGCCTGGTGGCGCTCTCCCAGCACCCGCTCCTGAGCACGCCCGAGAAGCTCTTCTACATGGACTGTATCCTGCACTTCCCTGAAAACCGGCCCATCAGCAGCGGCGATGGCGACGAGTCCCTCCCCGTGCTGCTGACCCCCCGGCTGGCGGCGGCCCTGGTGCCCACCGTGTTCAATGACAGCGCTACCATGCTGGCTCGCCTCAACCTGCTGTCGCTGGTTtacctggaggagggagaggagggcgacggagagggaggcagggggaCGGCATACCTCTACGACCACATCATCTCCCTGATCCGCATCGTGGACAACCGCGGCAGCCGGGAGATGATCGTCACCTTCTTCAGAGCcgccttcctcttcctcttccacttcTGCCACGTGGAGCACTACTCTCACGGCATGACCGAGAAGTTATGCGACCTCTACCTTCGCCACACCCGGCTTGCCCCGCACCTGATCAACCTGTGCGACCGGACCCAGGACAGGCTGGGGGAGCTGGGCTGGGCAGTGGGGCTCCTTGGGGCGCTGCAGAGAGCCATCGCAGGGGCCCCGCTGGCCCAGCTCACCTTGCAGGACCTCCGCTGGCATCTCAAGATCCTGGCCCGAGCGGCGGAGGAGGGGGAAATCTCCCAGCAGAAGACCCTCGACTTCCTGTTCAGCGTCATCACGTCGTCCTCGTCCTCGCTGTGTGTGAGCGGCGACTGGCGCCTGGGGAACGGCGTGCTGGGGGTCTGCCGGCGGCTGCTTGTGCACCCCAGCCTGGACTCGCTCCTCATCCCCCTGGCGGACATCCTGCAGCACCTCTCCTGCCGCTACGGAGACACCGACATTCAAGACCATGCCCGCCTCTACTACAGCCTGCTCACCACGCTGTCGCGGGAGAAGCTGTGTGGGGTGCTGGCGCAGGGCGCGACGGAGGGCGGGCGGCAGGTCAAGAAGCGATCACTGTCCTCCATCATGGCCGAGAGCGAGGAGCTGACCAGTGTGCTGTCCATccaccagacagacagaccagtGTTCAAACTGGTGGAGCTAGACCTCTATAAACCCCAACAGGGAACAGAAATGGGTCGAGAAAAGGAACTTTGCATCGACGAAAATTCAAAGCCGATGGAGAACTGCCCCGGTGAGCAGAGTGCGGTGTTGGAGGCCTATAAAGCTCAGTTTCAGCACCCCGGTTTCGCCTCAGAAATAACCTTAGAGTACCAGCTGACCCACGCTGAGCCTCACGACTCCCAGTTCGATCAGCTCTTCAGCATCCGGCTGCACTTTGACCTCACTGACGACCACTACGAGGAGCTGAGCGACATCAGCGTCCCGTGTCTGTTCAGAGAGCGGGCAGCGCCGGTGGTGAGGCTGAGCCTGAAGCCCAAGCAGCCTTACCCAACCACCCTGCACGCCAGCGCCATCTTCACCAGCCAGGACGGGCTCTCCTGGCACACCGTCCTGCCAGACATCCATGTGGCTTTTCAGCAGGCCTTCATACCCCTGTCCGCTCCCCCAGAATGGGGAGCAGAAGGCAAACTGATGGTGTTTGAGGGCTTGTGGGGCGAAATCTGCTCTGGGGAATGTGAGGCGGAGGATCTGACAGACTGTGCCACCAGCCTGTTCTGTGGCCAGCTCAGCGAGGAGGCTCTGGTTGCCTTGGTGGAAGAACATTTCCTCCCGTACCGAATATCAGATCAGTCCGATAAGGAGGAGTATAAAGTGCTGTTCTTCCTCCCGCCGCACTCTCACATCCTGCTGAAGATCCGGTCAGAGGAGGATGCCGTGCAGTTCAACGTCGCCACAGACAACTGGCAGCTTTTGCCGTACATTAACTCTTATCTTCTGACAATCACCAAATCTTCACTGCAAGAATCTGTCGACAGCTGACAGTGAATCTGACTGATCCTAGGGGCTTGTTTTTAATGAGATTGTAGACTTTTAACAAAATCATAGTATTTTCTGATTGTGccttaaaaatgtaatttatcctttaaaaaaaaatcactgaagaCAAACATAAAGATGATTGGaaagaaattattattgcaCTTTGATTCCCCTGactggaaaataaacaaatgggaaaaataaaatcttttgtACTTTGAAAATAAAGACACAACATTTGACTCAACGTTGGGTTGTTGCCTATAAATAACTGACAATGCATGATTTGCTTTATTGGTTGTACAGGACCTTGCTCATCACCAGATGGCTATACAGCAATTGCATTAccctccattaaaaaaaaaaaaaaaaaaaaaaaaaaaaaagtcagaaaaatatACTGAGAAAACTCAATTTAGGTCCTAGGAAATAGAACCTCAGCACTGTGGACATTAATGAGGTATTGCAATATTTGACAATGACAAAAGTAATGGTTATGAtggataaaataaacattttaaaaataagaattaaaaatgtgtaacatttatggtgtgtaacattttcttttcaccaCTTTTTCCTGCACAACCCAAAACAGTTAGGTAGCTGTGAAGGGAATATGAgcttttgtgattttaaaaatgtttttggtgaAATGCCCATCTTCATGCCTGTGCGAAGTGACCTATTCAATCTTTTGATGTTTAGGTGTCGGCAAAGAAAATTGTCCATTTTGGTGGTTTAACGTAAGGGGAGAAAACCTGAAGTAATCACTATGTGCTGTTAAGGCAGAGTACAGACGCCACTAAGTCATTCTGTAAATGATGCTTAGATAGCAGCAGCTCCAAGCGCTGTGCGGGCTTTTCACAGTTCAAGTTAAGACTATAGATAATGTCCTCGTGCTCCATGtggccttttttaaaaaaaaaaaaaaaaaaaaaaagtccagtccAGCTGCTCCAGTCTTTTACTTGGCAATGCCCTCGAAGTTGGGCTCTGCACAAGATGGCAGGGCGGTCTGCTGGCTGAGAAGTTTGTCCATGATGGCGATCTCTGAGTCCCTCTTCTCCACCTGATCGATGGGGGTCCAGGACATGTCGTGCTGAAGTTTGTATGCTCCAATAAACGGGTGAGGACAGCTTGGGCCCCATTCCTatacaaaagaagaaaaaaaaaacagcacaacaatgAGGCTAGAAAGCCAAATGTTTTAAAATCTGTGGTTTGAGATGTTTGGCACTCGCTCTTCTCACACAGAAATCCCCCTCAGTAAATCAGCTGAATTAGTTTCTCTGTTTACAAACCCATGcagtgctctgctgtgtgtACGTGCTCACACCAGGATTATGTACTGGCTTCCCACTGTGGCTCCGATGCAAAATTCCACCGTTTTTCCGTAACTAAGTCGGCTTTCTTCCATGACCTTAAATGTCAGTGATtcttggtttgtttattttgttttccagcgCATAAAATTTCTACAGCTGtaaacaaactgcagctgaaaacTACCATCTAATGCAAAACACGTGTGAATAAAATATATTCTGATATATTTCTGTAAGGCCGTGTAACATTCCCCAACTTTTCTCGCAGAATTAACTCATTGCAGACTTTTCCTGTCAGGAATACGCCTCAAAATTCACTGACATTCCAGAGACTCCAGACCCACTGGGAACCACGTGTGTACTTCGAGCACGCAGGCAGCAAAACCTGTGTTACCAGACAGATCCGACCCAAACCGCCTCTGGGTGCTATCAGCCCCCTCCCCCGGAGTGACGTTCAGACTTTGAACACCAAACGCCTTCCACTCATTGTCACATTATGCAAACATGATGTGCTTGTAGGTGCTAGGTGAGCCTGTGGttcctctcattttctcaccCCAAAAGAAATGTTAGGTAACAGCAGCATGTGAGAAACAGCTACAGATACTGTGACTATCATTTTGTAACGTTTCCTGTCCTTCCAGGAGGATAAAACTGCCAGGATAGCTCAATATTTTAGCACTGCCCCACTGATTTCGTTTAAAGGTGATAAACACCGAACACATTCAAACTAAAGCCTACCTTAGGGGAGATGATGGAGAAGTATTTCTGTCCAGACGGTCTCTGGTAGAGGTAATACATGTTCCCTGGCTTTTTCACAATGTTACAGGCAGCATGGTGGAGGTCAGCGTCCATTTTGGCATCTTCCAAAACCTGGAAAGAGCGACAGAAGAGTGCAGATTTTAGTAGTGAAAGTATGTCTTTACTCAGTTGAAAAGATGTAGTGTAGCTGCAGCAGTAGATAATTTTACACGTCAGCAATTAGCCCCCTCATCATCCCATGTTGCCAGGATGCACGAGCTAAGCAGATCTGAACAATCCCAAATCGGATTTCGCTCGCATCAAAATCTGATGATCTCAGCCGCTGTGGGAAATAGTCTGCCCCGGCTAATCGGATCAAAGCACGAGCAAAATCTGATTTGGGAATGTTCAAAAGTGCCGTGTCTGTGCACCCTGCCAAGCGTGGTCTGATGATTAAACACACATGGGAGGAAAACAAGTTTAATCCCGATTCCCGCGCCATTTTCATAACAGCGGCTTATGTGTAGAGGTGTTTGAGCTGATGGTCGTACCTTCCTGGCCTGTTGCTGTAGGTATCTGATCTGGTCAGCGATGACGGTCAGTTTGTTGCAAGCGTTGGCTCTGACAAAGTCATcgccctggaaaaaaaaaaaaggagagagtgagGCAAAGATATtgaaacagcaaacacaaaaatctactgtaaaaaaaaaaaaaaaaaaacatcatattacAATTATTTCACCAGATATTGTGGCTGAAATATGATTctcaattttgtattttgtaattttcattttcactgaaaaaagccaaagaaaattGCCGCACTCAGACtcatacatgaataaataatctTGTGTGGACCTGGGTGCAGAAACTCTCTTTTACAAACActaaagcaaaaaataatggtgatgtgatttttgctggggccTGGgacaaacaaatgtgtttttctctttgcttttttttttttttttttttttatgtctgaaaAATTATTTGTAGGCCTTggcatctctgtagcatcaCAAAACTTCatgtataataatataatgttattttgacaaaaaaaattactgttATCAAAACATTGCAGCTGCTacgattttatttatttacttttttattttgtgtgctgtgtgtttgtactgtgattttgataataatATTGATTTTCAGCCCTTCTTCAGACTGAATTTATAATGATTCCCTCTAATAAATCTGTCCGTCCATAACTGAACCAGTCACccggggttaaaaaaaaaaaacaacaacaacaaaaaaacaaaaaaacaaacaaacaaacaaacaaaaaaactctggCCAAAGTCTCACTCCTTACCCTCTGGACTTGGGATGCGAGGGCCACCAGGTCCATGGGGTCTCCCACTCTGTTGGTCTGGTACGAGCTGACCAGTTCCAGCCCACTGGGGGCGCTGTTGCTCTCAACCAGAGtcactgccaacacacacacacacagatccaccTATTACATACCTGGTGCTTGCATAACAGTGTAGTATAGTGTACAGCATGGCGtatattatgtgtttttaatcttttattgaATATATTTTTGGAATTGTTATATTAGGGCACCATTGtaacatgacaaaaataaaatattactaaTACACAACACAGCTGTGACTGAGTCCAGTACTATTACCAAGAGTATGACTAcgactattactattactaatactgCTGCTACCTACAAATGCTGATAAAATCATAGTAACACTAATAATACCACGAATACCCTTCTTTAAACTGCATGCAACCATTAAATAAGACGAACCTAACAAACAAGAGGCTATAAAACATCAAGAAACCAAGACTTGCACTACTTCAAGGCTGAACCAACAACATTATGGTGAACCGTATGGACTCCAACACAGCTAAGAACATTATTAATTCCACTACAACataatttgagcaaaaatgcATGGGTGAAAGTAAACATATTTGACTTTATACTTGTTTCAATGGAGGTTGTACACAGCTAAAGGACAGTAATACTGCAGTACCACGAATACAGATGTTAGGAAAAGCTGCCAAAGTGAAGCTGGGTACACTTGGACTATTTTAAAACAGACATTTGCT encodes the following:
- the ap5b1 gene encoding AP-5 complex subunit beta-1; this translates as MMAVNWAERIAAFSLSPSDFLSRTTPEGFLAELLRELRDDRASYNVKVALLSPLCEYPTLLCPSVSVGEETALELMSVFAQCPPKALQFRCHLLLALTSVLLCSSCVNTHSRASQDFLELLLQIAQDTSDPHGDGALRSLRVTACDCLRELEACCPGLLSQRLELLSGLRHQETSRLHQAFVGLHSLGLRNAVYLLAQQTGAGAEELKAILGGAAAVAWEADPDSGLVSNKGTPLPSPLISSPMGTVPMLQTGPDCKELRSLLSSLLEESYLLTPLCQAALLHRLIELVAMVPGVSPAIFKAQLLRLLGTSEVCLLHTTLLMKAAFTDSLFSSEDEVFILKRLVALSQHPLLSTPEKLFYMDCILHFPENRPISSGDGDESLPVLLTPRLAAALVPTVFNDSATMLARLNLLSLVYLEEGEEGDGEGGRGTAYLYDHIISLIRIVDNRGSREMIVTFFRAAFLFLFHFCHVEHYSHGMTEKLCDLYLRHTRLAPHLINLCDRTQDRLGELGWAVGLLGALQRAIAGAPLAQLTLQDLRWHLKILARAAEEGEISQQKTLDFLFSVITSSSSSLCVSGDWRLGNGVLGVCRRLLVHPSLDSLLIPLADILQHLSCRYGDTDIQDHARLYYSLLTTLSREKLCGVLAQGATEGGRQVKKRSLSSIMAESEELTSVLSIHQTDRPVFKLVELDLYKPQQGTEMGREKELCIDENSKPMENCPGEQSAVLEAYKAQFQHPGFASEITLEYQLTHAEPHDSQFDQLFSIRLHFDLTDDHYEELSDISVPCLFRERAAPVVRLSLKPKQPYPTTLHASAIFTSQDGLSWHTVLPDIHVAFQQAFIPLSAPPEWGAEGKLMVFEGLWGEICSGECEAEDLTDCATSLFCGQLSEEALVALVEEHFLPYRISDQSDKEEYKVLFFLPPHSHILLKIRSEEDAVQFNVATDNWQLLPYINSYLLTITKSSLQESVDS
- the c5h1orf50 gene encoding uncharacterized protein C1orf50 homolog gives rise to the protein MDRTVSLPSQPDKTTTVTLVESNSAPSGLELVSSYQTNRVGDPMDLVALASQVQRGDDFVRANACNKLTVIADQIRYLQQQARKVLEDAKMDADLHHAACNIVKKPGNMYYLYQRPSGQKYFSIISPKEWGPSCPHPFIGAYKLQHDMSWTPIDQVEKRDSEIAIMDKLLSQQTALPSCAEPNFEGIAK